One window of Saprospiraceae bacterium genomic DNA carries:
- a CDS encoding T9SS type A sorting domain-containing protein produces the protein MCLVAFHNSAGGLDWFKKWNLNESMDNWWGIKLNSNGCVTCIDMDGIFDCGAQGNRKGNNLIGTLNDSIYFLSELSQLNLEYNKLTGILSPDIGKLKNLLVLNFGFNQFSGRIPYEIGTLPNLYQLNLKNNNLTGTIPGSLGNIPLQILWLENNDLSGCFNDSLRSLCNVCWNGNFNNPKLPYSGGTWTNWKFIFCGGEQQVGAPCNDGITNTLNDTITQNCECKGKPLAPCANYDSIYLISLYHSTNGPNWINKWNLLTPVSQWYGISLNPGGCVSAIQLNNNNLVGVLPDSLFEILDLEKLELSGNLLSGSISNSINQLRNLKLLDLSNNLLNGSVPPDLGDLCELKSVFLNNNRFIGSLPMDLVKLYNLDSFNVNGNFFESTIPPVFSVLCSINYILFNDSNQLNAFQMKCSDQFWLDQADDSLILNLPWLMKFRDDVNCDSSFWECSSLENLEIGLCEVRNVPFIFISGGCKFLEQKITWVNLYTTNGEIIETITKIDSFKYIKIGILPVKEIDLIEFDTLWHCLKSITSTSSANEGLKIEIKCAPNPVSKNLICNIPELWGLVSINVFDLFGINVLNFKEISCGNVVIDFGDLRNGMYIMEISNNKSRFVTKILKSD, from the coding sequence TTGTGCCTTGTTGCATTCCATAATTCTGCAGGAGGTTTAGATTGGTTTAAGAAATGGAACCTGAATGAGTCTATGGACAATTGGTGGGGTATCAAATTGAACTCAAACGGATGTGTTACATGTATTGATATGGATGGTATTTTTGATTGCGGCGCACAAGGCAATAGAAAGGGTAACAATTTAATTGGAACATTAAATGATTCTATATATTTTCTTAGTGAGTTATCACAACTTAATCTAGAATACAATAAATTAACTGGAATACTTTCTCCTGATATAGGAAAATTGAAAAATTTATTAGTTCTTAACTTTGGTTTCAATCAATTTAGTGGAAGGATTCCTTATGAAATAGGTACCCTTCCTAATTTATATCAATTAAACCTTAAGAATAACAATTTAACAGGAACCATACCAGGGTCGCTTGGAAATATTCCACTGCAGATACTTTGGTTAGAGAATAATGATTTGTCAGGTTGTTTCAATGACTCGTTAAGATCGTTATGTAATGTATGCTGGAATGGAAATTTTAACAATCCAAAATTGCCATATAGTGGAGGTACATGGACGAATTGGAAATTCATTTTTTGTGGGGGAGAACAGCAAGTAGGAGCACCTTGTAATGATGGAATTACAAATACTTTGAATGACACCATTACTCAAAACTGTGAATGTAAAGGTAAACCTTTGGCGCCTTGTGCAAATTACGATTCTATATATTTAATTTCTTTATATCATAGTACGAATGGTCCCAATTGGATAAACAAATGGAATCTTTTGACTCCTGTTTCACAATGGTATGGCATTAGTCTTAATCCAGGTGGTTGCGTTAGTGCAATACAATTAAATAATAATAATCTTGTGGGTGTTTTACCAGATAGTCTTTTTGAAATACTTGACCTTGAGAAATTAGAACTATCTGGGAACTTGTTATCTGGTTCTATCTCAAATTCAATCAATCAATTAAGAAATTTAAAATTATTAGATTTATCTAATAATTTATTAAATGGATCGGTTCCACCAGATTTAGGTGACCTTTGTGAATTAAAGTCAGTTTTTTTAAATAATAACAGGTTTATTGGAAGCCTTCCTATGGATCTTGTAAAATTATACAATTTAGATAGTTTCAATGTCAATGGTAACTTTTTTGAATCAACTATTCCTCCAGTTTTTTCAGTATTATGTAGTATTAATTACATTTTGTTTAACGACTCAAATCAATTGAATGCATTTCAAATGAAGTGCAGTGATCAATTTTGGTTGGACCAAGCAGATGATTCTTTAATTCTTAATTTGCCATGGCTGATGAAGTTTAGAGACGACGTGAATTGTGATAGTTCATTTTGGGAATGTTCAAGCTTAGAGAATTTAGAAATTGGTTTATGTGAAGTCAGAAATGTACCTTTCATTTTTATTAGTGGTGGATGCAAATTTTTGGAGCAAAAAATTACTTGGGTAAATTTATACACCACAAATGGTGAAATTATTGAAACGATTACTAAAATTGATAGTTTTAAATATATTAAAATTGGGATATTGCCAGTAAAGGAAATCGATTTAATTGAGTTTGATACTTTATGGCATTGTTTAAAAAGTATTACTTCGACAAGTTCAGCAAATGAAGGTTTAAAAATAGAAATAAAATGTGCCCCTAATCCAGTTAGCAAAAATTTAATTTGCAATATTCCTGAACTTTGGGGCCTTGTAAGTATTAATGTATTTGATTTATTTGGAATTAACGTTTTAAATTTTAAAGAAATCAGCTGTGGAAATGTTGTTATAGATTTTGGTGATTTGAGAAATGGAATGTATATTATGGAGATAAGTAATAATAAATCAAGATTTGTTACTAAAATTTTGAAATCTGACTAA
- a CDS encoding DUF547 domain-containing protein, translating to MSHNLWSDILNSSVDTNGNVDYKRIMKDSIQLNEYLEKLSNNPPRPTWTVNESKAYWINAYNAFTIQLILRNYPIRSIKDIGSRIPFINSTWDIPFITIGSELLSLNTIEHLILRKTYKDPRLHMVLVCASKSCPSLRNEAYTAGSLDLQLDEQCYKFLMDPGRNKIQTSELKISQLFKWYSSDFKKRGGIIPFINKYSEVKIRKNAQIDYLEYDWSLNEKTAPN from the coding sequence TTGTCGCATAATCTATGGAGTGACATTTTGAATTCCAGCGTTGATACCAATGGAAACGTGGATTATAAAAGAATAATGAAAGACAGCATCCAATTAAATGAATACCTTGAAAAATTGTCAAACAATCCACCAAGGCCTACCTGGACTGTCAATGAGTCAAAAGCATATTGGATCAATGCGTACAATGCCTTTACAATTCAATTGATTTTACGTAATTATCCGATCCGTTCAATTAAAGACATTGGGAGCCGCATTCCGTTTATCAATTCAACTTGGGATATTCCTTTTATAACGATTGGATCTGAATTGCTTAGTCTAAATACAATAGAACACCTAATACTTCGAAAAACTTACAAAGATCCTCGCCTTCACATGGTATTGGTTTGTGCATCTAAATCCTGTCCGTCGTTAAGAAACGAAGCCTATACAGCAGGATCACTGGATCTTCAACTCGACGAACAATGTTATAAATTTTTAATGGATCCCGGTAGAAATAAAATTCAAACTTCGGAGTTAAAGATCTCCCAACTGTTTAAATGGTATTCATCTGATTTTAAGAAAAGGGGTGGAATCATTCCATTCATCAATAAATACAGTGAAGTAAAAATTCGAAAAAATGCCCAAATTGACTATTTGGAATATGATTGGTCATTAAATGAAAAAACAGCTCCTAATTAA